The following are encoded together in the Desulfonispora thiosulfatigenes DSM 11270 genome:
- a CDS encoding rod shape-determining protein: protein MLSFGEDIGIDLGTASVLVYVKGKGIVLNEPSVVSVDRNTGQVIAVGEDARKMLGRTPGHIVAIRPLKDGVIADYDVTEKMLKYFIEKASGKKLFFKPRVMVCIPSGVTGVEERAVKQACIAAGARQAYLIEEPVAAALGAGIDIAQPNGSMVVDIGGGTTDVAVLSLGGIVCSKSIRTGGDCFDSDIVRHVRREFNLMIGERTAEEVKKEIGTAYLTTNDTTDMRGRDLVSGLPKTIEISAKDVNDALKESVMSIVSAVKEVLEKTPPELAGDIMDKGIVMTGGGALLHGLDTLITESTGLPVAIPEDAISCVAIGTGIALQDMDMLKASKVKTRQAL from the coding sequence TTGTTAAGTTTTGGAGAAGATATTGGGATAGATTTAGGTACAGCTAGCGTTTTGGTATATGTAAAGGGTAAGGGGATTGTTTTAAATGAGCCCTCAGTTGTTTCTGTGGACCGAAACACAGGACAGGTTATCGCTGTAGGTGAAGATGCGAGAAAAATGCTAGGCAGAACGCCTGGTCATATAGTTGCTATTCGTCCTTTAAAAGATGGAGTAATAGCTGATTATGATGTGACAGAAAAAATGTTAAAATATTTCATTGAAAAAGCGTCAGGCAAAAAATTATTTTTCAAACCAAGAGTAATGGTATGCATCCCATCGGGAGTAACTGGAGTAGAAGAAAGAGCAGTAAAACAGGCTTGTATAGCGGCGGGAGCAAGACAAGCTTATTTAATTGAAGAACCAGTAGCAGCGGCTTTAGGTGCTGGAATTGATATTGCTCAGCCAAATGGCAGTATGGTTGTTGATATTGGTGGGGGTACCACAGATGTAGCTGTTTTATCTTTGGGCGGAATTGTGTGCAGTAAATCCATTAGAACCGGGGGAGACTGCTTTGACTCTGACATAGTGCGCCATGTTCGTAGAGAATTTAATCTCATGATTGGCGAAAGAACGGCAGAAGAAGTAAAGAAAGAAATAGGTACAGCTTACTTAACTACAAATGATACTACGGATATGAGAGGCCGTGACCTTGTTAGTGGTCTGCCTAAAACCATTGAAATTTCAGCTAAAGATGTAAATGATGCTTTAAAAGAGTCCGTTATGTCAATAGTGAGTGCGGTAAAAGAAGTATTAGAAAAGACTCCACCAGAATTAGCTGGAGATATTATGGATAAAGGAATCGTAATGACAGGTGGTGGAGCCTTATTACATGGCTTAGATACCTTAATTACAGAATCTACCGGTCTTCCTGTGGCAATTCCTGAAGATGCAATTTCCTGCGTAGCAATCGGTACTGGAATAGCTCTGCAAGATATGGATATGCTAAAGGCAAGTAAAGTTAAAACTAGACAAGCACTGTAA
- a CDS encoding DUF4351 domain-containing protein — translation MTTAERLRREGRQQGKEEGLKEGKIETLSKTAIKLLTKKFGSLPLEVKDKIQKLDSDTLEIVIDDIFVYEGLDDLNKFLK, via the coding sequence ATGACTACTGCTGAAAGACTTAGAAGAGAAGGAAGACAACAGGGTAAAGAAGAAGGATTAAAAGAGGGAAAAATTGAAACGCTTTCGAAAACAGCTATCAAACTATTAACCAAGAAATTTGGAAGTTTGCCCCTAGAAGTTAAAGATAAAATACAAAAGTTAGATTCTGATACCTTAGAAATTGTAATTGATGATATCTTTGTCTATGAAGGTTTAGACGACCTTAATAAGTTTTTAAAATAA
- a CDS encoding EAL domain-containing protein, producing MFKSIKSQLLINYFIIVLIAFMALAIVTDHKLQEFMDFTNGQYMERVCARAYGIEKRLERYSNPHEIPSPSAILNSFDNNLNGESLIINDNGLILARSNSTEENNEPQYITNNVEERAKFANQVKRIEKYKNEAGTKMVAFIEKIDGSPDWTYIYSISEYDLYSQINTVKYTLLLALAICFVFMSLFIYLFSNRITLPIIKLKEVFEEAADGNFHVKANESTPNEIGKAAQSFNRMIAKIKNLTYTDSITELHNFNWFLLDLPYKIERPREEEGLFALVIISIDDFKKINGVIGYEGGNEALRVFSNNLKEIMQDEEIIARYYGDEFILLLWASNRDELEKSIHNLWQKCSEKINIRGNSFKLKNSIGARIFSRHDKLISQKIIHQATLAKIMVKKQGGDNYIVYNQEIDNIIREEQKLEIELENALDEHEFYLLYQPVVDIATGKTQGVEALVRWNHKVYGKIPIITIIKTAEQSGLILDIGKWVLKEACQQNKKWQLEGYDPIIVSVNVSALQLDHPDFVELVKKILEETELEPKYLELEITETVAMENVTENLKKMKQLKEIGIGIAIDDFGTGYSSLAYLAELPIDKLKVDRSFIKDVPECADSMEIVNTIINLAKSMRIKVTAEGVETMHQHGLLSKTGCDLVQGYLISKPRESNYIEQKFLA from the coding sequence ATGTTTAAATCAATTAAATCGCAATTATTAATAAACTACTTTATTATAGTGCTTATTGCCTTTATGGCTTTAGCAATAGTAACAGATCATAAATTACAAGAATTTATGGATTTCACCAATGGACAGTATATGGAGAGAGTTTGTGCTAGAGCCTATGGTATAGAGAAAAGGTTAGAAAGGTATTCGAACCCGCATGAAATACCATCTCCCTCTGCTATATTAAATTCTTTTGATAATAATTTAAATGGAGAGAGCCTGATTATCAATGATAATGGTTTGATTTTAGCTCGATCCAATTCAACAGAAGAGAATAACGAACCTCAATACATAACTAATAATGTAGAGGAACGGGCAAAATTTGCAAATCAAGTTAAGAGGATAGAAAAGTATAAAAATGAAGCTGGTACGAAAATGGTAGCCTTTATCGAAAAAATAGACGGTTCACCAGATTGGACATACATATATAGCATTTCAGAGTATGACCTTTATTCGCAAATAAATACGGTCAAATATACCTTGTTATTAGCATTAGCAATTTGCTTTGTTTTTATGTCCTTATTTATTTATCTTTTTTCCAATCGGATCACTCTTCCTATCATTAAATTAAAAGAAGTTTTTGAAGAGGCAGCTGATGGTAATTTTCATGTAAAGGCTAATGAAAGTACGCCAAATGAAATCGGTAAAGCTGCTCAAAGTTTTAATAGAATGATTGCAAAAATTAAAAATCTAACCTATACAGATAGTATTACAGAACTTCATAATTTTAACTGGTTTTTATTAGATCTTCCTTATAAGATAGAAAGGCCAAGAGAAGAGGAAGGTTTATTTGCCCTTGTAATTATTTCAATTGATGATTTCAAGAAAATAAACGGCGTTATCGGGTATGAAGGGGGCAATGAAGCCTTAAGAGTTTTCAGTAATAATCTTAAAGAAATAATGCAAGATGAAGAAATAATAGCCAGATACTATGGGGATGAATTTATTCTTTTATTATGGGCAAGTAATCGCGATGAGCTGGAAAAGAGTATTCATAATTTATGGCAAAAATGTAGTGAAAAGATAAACATTCGCGGAAATTCATTTAAATTAAAAAATAGCATAGGTGCACGAATATTTTCCAGGCATGATAAACTTATAAGTCAAAAGATTATTCACCAGGCTACATTAGCCAAAATTATGGTTAAAAAACAAGGTGGAGATAATTACATTGTTTATAATCAAGAAATTGATAATATTATTAGAGAAGAGCAAAAATTAGAAATAGAATTAGAGAATGCTCTTGATGAGCATGAATTTTACCTTTTATATCAGCCAGTTGTAGATATTGCTACTGGAAAAACGCAAGGGGTAGAGGCTCTCGTGAGGTGGAATCATAAAGTTTATGGAAAAATTCCTATTATTACAATAATTAAGACGGCTGAACAAAGTGGACTTATTTTAGACATAGGAAAATGGGTATTAAAAGAAGCATGCCAGCAAAATAAAAAATGGCAACTAGAGGGGTATGATCCTATTATCGTATCAGTCAATGTCTCTGCTCTGCAGCTTGATCACCCGGATTTTGTTGAGCTAGTTAAAAAAATATTAGAAGAAACAGAGCTAGAACCGAAATATTTAGAATTAGAAATAACTGAAACAGTAGCTATGGAAAATGTCACAGAAAACCTTAAAAAAATGAAACAGCTGAAAGAAATCGGAATTGGAATAGCTATTGATGATTTTGGGACAGGGTATTCATCCCTTGCTTATCTTGCTGAATTACCGATTGATAAATTAAAGGTAGACAGGTCTTTTATTAAAGATGTACCTGAATGTGCTGATTCCATGGAAATTGTTAATACAATTATAAATTTAGCAAAATCAATGCGTATCAAGGTAACGGCAGAAGGCGTAGAAACTATGCACCAGCATGGCTTATTAAGCAAGACGGGATGCGATTTAGTTCAAGGATATTTAATCAGTAAGCCTAGAGAGTCAAATTATATAGAACAGAAATTTTTAGCTTAA
- a CDS encoding M23 family metallopeptidase, whose translation MQLHKKTSSNQNSPKKEVTEGNGASTNKVSPKENQKIEAIKIEHEQEATSVAAQPKKQTPKKAEPKVDNVKSSKLIQPVAGKISAPFGLAFSQFYQDYRLHSGIDIKVKSGTSVKAALHGTILEINKSNQDNITITIDHGQGLVTTYAHLGKSKVEKGDLVQQGQTIGIIDNPGLTEEGQGSHLHFEVRENKKLVNPEEYLK comes from the coding sequence ATGCAGCTTCACAAAAAAACTAGTTCTAATCAAAATAGCCCTAAAAAGGAAGTTACTGAAGGTAATGGAGCTAGTACCAATAAAGTAAGTCCAAAGGAAAATCAAAAAATAGAGGCGATTAAAATTGAGCATGAACAAGAGGCTACTAGTGTAGCAGCACAGCCTAAAAAACAAACGCCTAAGAAGGCTGAGCCGAAAGTAGATAATGTTAAAAGTAGCAAGTTAATTCAGCCTGTAGCTGGAAAAATTAGTGCACCATTTGGTTTAGCCTTTTCACAATTTTATCAAGACTACCGTTTACATTCAGGAATAGATATTAAGGTAAAGTCTGGCACATCTGTGAAGGCAGCTTTACATGGCACTATTCTGGAAATAAATAAATCTAATCAAGATAATATTACGATTACTATAGATCATGGGCAAGGTTTAGTGACGACATATGCTCATTTAGGAAAAAGCAAAGTAGAAAAGGGAGATTTAGTTCAACAAGGTCAAACTATTGGAATTATAGATAATCCAGGTCTAACTGAAGAGGGTCAAGGGTCACATCTTCATTTTGAAGTCCGCGAAAATAAAAAGTTAGTGAATCCTGAAGAATATTTGAAATAA